One Pectobacterium colocasium DNA segment encodes these proteins:
- a CDS encoding TraR/DksA family transcriptional regulator, translated as MPDEIDRDQEFNEQRLEEMIEQNRFKPATTPSLHYCRLCGEPIPEQRRQTLPGVTTCTECQTILERRQS; from the coding sequence ATGCCAGATGAGATCGATCGCGATCAGGAATTTAATGAGCAACGCCTGGAAGAAATGATTGAACAGAATCGTTTTAAGCCAGCAACCACGCCTTCATTACATTACTGTCGTTTATGCGGTGAACCTATTCCCGAGCAGAGACGGCAAACCCTGCCGGGCGTGACAACCTGTACGGAATGCCAAACCATTCTTGAGCGTCGTCAGAGCTGA
- a CDS encoding DUF2857 domain-containing protein, translating into MFPSLNYAVLTNALAALKEGNFRYCETLGFTFDELNALNQLSLDELFIVSRASAQFMSITVRHDVLQQILALSRQEAQRQQQINRAIILGGSIALLNHFFGLTSNEVCTRRRLLGVTIPYGRTPIPDETVDAEIWLSWQKKRTENLDTPDALEAMMQVTESLSSREKGLSLTAVWNRITLCEKEALNRRTSHAR; encoded by the coding sequence ATGTTCCCCTCACTGAATTACGCGGTGTTAACAAACGCCCTTGCCGCGCTTAAGGAAGGCAATTTTCGTTATTGTGAAACGTTAGGATTCACATTCGACGAATTGAATGCCCTCAATCAGCTATCCCTCGACGAACTATTTATTGTCAGCCGGGCATCCGCACAGTTTATGTCGATCACTGTTCGTCACGACGTTCTACAACAGATTCTGGCGTTGTCCCGCCAAGAGGCGCAACGCCAGCAACAGATTAATCGGGCCATCATATTGGGGGGATCTATCGCACTCCTTAATCATTTTTTTGGACTCACCTCAAATGAGGTCTGCACTCGCCGCCGGTTGCTGGGTGTCACCATCCCTTATGGCCGAACGCCTATTCCAGATGAAACCGTTGATGCCGAAATCTGGCTGTCATGGCAAAAGAAACGCACTGAAAACCTTGATACACCTGACGCGCTGGAAGCAATGATGCAGGTTACTGAATCATTGTCTTCCCGCGAAAAAGGGCTCTCCCTGACCGCCGTCTGGAACCGTATCACCCTTTGTGAGAAAGAAGCACTGAACAGGAGGACATCGCATGCCAGATGA
- a CDS encoding AlpA family transcriptional regulator, producing MTAHQLLRLKQVEVKTGLKRSQIYLYMKEGTFPSSIKIGPASVAWLESEIDEWINLKLANRLTR from the coding sequence ATGACAGCTCATCAGTTATTACGTCTGAAACAAGTGGAAGTAAAAACCGGTCTGAAACGCTCGCAAATCTACCTGTACATGAAAGAAGGCACCTTTCCCTCTTCAATAAAGATTGGACCTGCCAGCGTCGCTTGGCTGGAATCTGAAATTGACGAATGGATTAACCTCAAATTAGCTAACCGCTTAACGCGATGA